Proteins from a genomic interval of Salmo trutta chromosome 39, fSalTru1.1, whole genome shotgun sequence:
- the LOC115179609 gene encoding T-cell surface antigen CD2-like isoform X1, whose product MACTLSLAFLVLHGFISLSAAADSCQYYIPRGDPFSIPLKYPDLSSKELTWKHNEKLIFKRKNGKFKPGKSEDISNDGSLQLKDLKLADEGTYKAVVFNNDGIISTEKSFILCVMEKVSKPSVNITCSDKDIIFTCTLTNIEGVTFQWNQNGNPIDKKTEPHLTIPLKPQKKTDTFTCSAVNKVSTETSDTIKPICNAVSDSGGHGLLFGFDFLPMVCILAGGGGLVLLLIIITLVCCFRSRRKSQMRFEEERELRLDPLTKPQHPYHQAGQTKHPSDPEDQKQRQRPPGGAPPGSTGPRPNARASSQAAPQPRAQARGRPPQTPMDDDEEQPPPLPQPRKKGPHPPRQ is encoded by the exons ATGGCCTGTACATTGTCACTGGCATTCCTTGTCCTTCATGGATTTATCTCTCTTTCAGCAGCAGCAG ATTCATGCCAGTATTATATCCCACGTGGAGATCCCTTCTCCATCCCTCTGAAATACCCTGACTTGAGTTCGAAAGAATTAACCTGGAAACACAATGAAAAACTTATATTTAAAAGAAAGAATGGAAAGTTCAAACCAGGCAAGTCTGAGGACATCTCCAATGATGGGTCTCTTCAGCTCAAAGACCTGAAGTTGGCAGATGAAGGTACTTATAAAGCAGTGGTGTTCAACAACGATGGGATAATTAGCACTGAGAAGTCCTTCATACTGTGTGTGATGG aAAAGGTCTCCAAGCCCTCAGTGAATATAACCTGTTCTGATAAGGACATCATCTTTACCTGTACCTTGACCAACATTGAGGGAGTGACTTTCCAGTGGAACCAGAACGGAAATCCCATAGATAAGAAAACAGAGCCACATTTGACCATCCCTCTGAAaccacagaaaaagacagacaCCTTCACCTGCTCTGCAGTCAACAAGGTCAGCACGGAGACAAGTGACACCATCAAGCCAATATGCAACG CTGTCTCAGACTCGGGAGGTCATGGTTTACTGTTTGGTTTTGATTTCTTGCCCATGGTGTGCATCCTGGCCGGGGGAGGGGGCTTGgtactcctcctcatcatcatcaccttGGTGTGCTGCTTCCGCAGCCGACGCAAGAGCCAGATGCGCTTTGAAG aggaaagagagttgAGACTAGACCCCCTGACCAAGCCCCAGCATCCTTACCACCAAGCAGGCCAGACAAAGCATCCTTCAGACCCAGAGGACCAGAAGCAAAGGCAGAGACCCCCCGGTGGGGCCCCACCTGGTTCCACGGGCCCCAGGCCCAATGCCAGAGCCTCCAGCCAGGCCGCACCTCAACCCAGAGCCCAGGCTCGAGGGAGGCCTCCACAGACACCAATGGATGACGATGAGGAGCAGCCCCCACCGCTACCCCAGCCCAGGAAGAAAGGCCCTCACCCCCCCAGGCAATGA
- the LOC115179609 gene encoding T-cell surface antigen CD2-like isoform X2, which yields MACTLSLAFLVLHGFISLSAAADSCQYYIPRGDPFSIPLKYPDLSSKELTWKHNEKLIFKRKNGKFKPGKSEDISNDGSLQLKDLKLADEEKVSKPSVNITCSDKDIIFTCTLTNIEGVTFQWNQNGNPIDKKTEPHLTIPLKPQKKTDTFTCSAVNKVSTETSDTIKPICNAVSDSGGHGLLFGFDFLPMVCILAGGGGLVLLLIIITLVCCFRSRRKSQMRFEEERELRLDPLTKPQHPYHQAGQTKHPSDPEDQKQRQRPPGGAPPGSTGPRPNARASSQAAPQPRAQARGRPPQTPMDDDEEQPPPLPQPRKKGPHPPRQ from the exons ATGGCCTGTACATTGTCACTGGCATTCCTTGTCCTTCATGGATTTATCTCTCTTTCAGCAGCAGCAG ATTCATGCCAGTATTATATCCCACGTGGAGATCCCTTCTCCATCCCTCTGAAATACCCTGACTTGAGTTCGAAAGAATTAACCTGGAAACACAATGAAAAACTTATATTTAAAAGAAAGAATGGAAAGTTCAAACCAGGCAAGTCTGAGGACATCTCCAATGATGGGTCTCTTCAGCTCAAAGACCTGAAGTTGGCAGATGAAG aAAAGGTCTCCAAGCCCTCAGTGAATATAACCTGTTCTGATAAGGACATCATCTTTACCTGTACCTTGACCAACATTGAGGGAGTGACTTTCCAGTGGAACCAGAACGGAAATCCCATAGATAAGAAAACAGAGCCACATTTGACCATCCCTCTGAAaccacagaaaaagacagacaCCTTCACCTGCTCTGCAGTCAACAAGGTCAGCACGGAGACAAGTGACACCATCAAGCCAATATGCAACG CTGTCTCAGACTCGGGAGGTCATGGTTTACTGTTTGGTTTTGATTTCTTGCCCATGGTGTGCATCCTGGCCGGGGGAGGGGGCTTGgtactcctcctcatcatcatcaccttGGTGTGCTGCTTCCGCAGCCGACGCAAGAGCCAGATGCGCTTTGAAG aggaaagagagttgAGACTAGACCCCCTGACCAAGCCCCAGCATCCTTACCACCAAGCAGGCCAGACAAAGCATCCTTCAGACCCAGAGGACCAGAAGCAAAGGCAGAGACCCCCCGGTGGGGCCCCACCTGGTTCCACGGGCCCCAGGCCCAATGCCAGAGCCTCCAGCCAGGCCGCACCTCAACCCAGAGCCCAGGCTCGAGGGAGGCCTCCACAGACACCAATGGATGACGATGAGGAGCAGCCCCCACCGCTACCCCAGCCCAGGAAGAAAGGCCCTCACCCCCCCAGGCAATGA